One genomic segment of Chitinibacter sp. FCG-7 includes these proteins:
- the tatB gene encoding Sec-independent protein translocase protein TatB, translating into MFDVSMGELLLVGVVTLVVIGPERMPKVARTAGMLFGRLQRFVNNVKSDLQREMQASELAQIQQEIEAETAAIKNTIHQPLAETRQALSELEADFQLTHSDDHPPATSNAASNPPSNAVAAPQDTPTTASDKSAASVHEQQPDLFAGLQAGPRPASDRR; encoded by the coding sequence GTGTTTGATGTCAGCATGGGGGAGTTACTCCTCGTCGGGGTCGTCACGCTGGTCGTGATCGGCCCTGAGCGAATGCCCAAAGTGGCACGCACGGCAGGGATGCTGTTCGGACGCCTGCAACGCTTTGTCAATAATGTGAAAAGCGATTTGCAGCGGGAAATGCAGGCGAGCGAGCTGGCACAAATTCAGCAGGAAATCGAAGCTGAAACAGCGGCGATCAAGAACACCATCCATCAGCCGCTGGCCGAAACACGTCAGGCGCTCAGCGAGCTTGAAGCCGATTTTCAGCTAACCCACAGCGACGACCACCCTCCCGCCACAAGCAATGCAGCAAGCAATCCACCAAGCAATGCTGTAGCGGCTCCCCAAGATACCCCAACCACAGCCAGCGACAAGTCGGCTGCATCAGTCCATGAGCAGCAGCCTGATCTGTTTGCAGGGCTGCAGGCAGGGCCTCGCCCGGCTTCGGATCGGCGTTAA
- the tatC gene encoding twin-arginine translocase subunit TatC produces the protein MSDLSDNLQPLISHLIELRTRVVRGMLVFIVGFAIAFAFSAQLYDVLVAPLSSVLPGQKLVTIGIASPFLVQVKIAALVAFVATLPHTLYQIWAFVAPGLYAHEKKLVAPLVIASTLLFLLGMGFAYFLVFGVVFKFIASVVPASMQWLPDSGEYLDFAMGMFVAFGVTFEVPIAVIVMVRMGFVTVAKLREIRSYVIVGAFVIAAVVTPPDVLSQCLLAIPLWLLYEAGVLVASWLYQPKLNESQSS, from the coding sequence ATGAGTGATCTGAGTGATAATCTGCAGCCGCTAATCAGCCATCTGATCGAGCTGCGCACCCGCGTTGTGCGCGGCATGCTGGTTTTTATTGTGGGCTTTGCAATTGCCTTTGCCTTCTCTGCTCAGCTCTACGATGTGCTGGTAGCACCGCTGTCTTCGGTTTTGCCGGGGCAAAAGCTGGTCACCATCGGCATCGCCTCGCCCTTTCTGGTGCAGGTTAAAATCGCGGCGCTGGTCGCTTTTGTGGCAACCCTGCCGCATACGCTGTACCAAATCTGGGCGTTTGTCGCGCCAGGGCTGTATGCGCACGAGAAAAAGCTGGTCGCACCGCTGGTAATTGCCTCCACCCTGCTTTTCCTGCTGGGCATGGGTTTTGCCTATTTCCTAGTGTTTGGCGTGGTATTCAAGTTTATTGCCTCTGTGGTGCCCGCCAGCATGCAGTGGCTGCCCGATTCGGGCGAATATCTTGATTTTGCGATGGGCATGTTTGTGGCGTTCGGCGTGACCTTTGAAGTGCCGATTGCGGTGATTGTGATGGTCAGAATGGGCTTTGTCACCGTGGCCAAACTCAGGGAAATCCGCTCCTACGTCATTGTGGGTGCTTTTGTGATTGCCGCCGTGGTGACACCACCTGATGTATTATCGCAATGCCTGCTGGCCATCCCGCTCTGGCTGCTGTACGAAGCCGGCGTGCTGGTCGCATCGTGGTTGTATCAGCCCAAGCTGAACGAATCACAATCATCCTGA
- a CDS encoding histidine triad nucleotide-binding protein: protein MHDCIFCKIVKGEIPASKVYEDDDVIAFKDIRPAAPVHLLLIPKRHIESLLDCTADDQPLLGKMLALTPVLAREQGLGAGFKTAINTGLAGGQEVFHLHLHILGTP, encoded by the coding sequence ATGCATGACTGCATTTTTTGCAAAATCGTCAAAGGCGAGATTCCTGCCAGCAAGGTGTATGAAGACGATGATGTGATCGCCTTCAAGGACATTCGTCCGGCTGCACCTGTTCATTTGCTGCTGATTCCTAAGCGGCATATCGAATCACTGCTCGACTGCACCGCAGACGATCAGCCGCTGCTGGGCAAAATGCTGGCGCTCACGCCGGTGCTGGCACGCGAGCAAGGACTGGGCGCGGGCTTTAAAACCGCAATCAACACCGGGCTGGCCGGAGGACAGGAAGTCTTCCACCTTCACCTGCACATACTAGGTACCCCATAA
- the tatA gene encoding Sec-independent protein translocase subunit TatA: MGSFSIWHWLVVLAIVVLVFGTKKLGNVGKDLGSAIKGFKDGVKGEDEASKKPDTARVIDASESDKK, from the coding sequence ATGGGTTCATTCAGCATTTGGCACTGGCTTGTTGTACTGGCCATTGTGGTTTTAGTGTTCGGCACCAAAAAGCTGGGCAATGTCGGCAAGGATCTGGGCTCGGCCATCAAGGGCTTTAAAGATGGCGTCAAGGGTGAAGACGAGGCCAGCAAAAAGCCGGATACCGCGCGGGTGATTGACGCCAGCGAAAGCGACAAGAAGTAA
- a CDS encoding PglL family O-oligosaccharyltransferase gives MPFQLRLYQGLLFLLAAVPCGIPFRWDPNPVFPSELAAFFFCILITLTGVLVPSDSREKANPPWLALMWLGFALMIAVQALILPHGYGTERLYPIIYSLGAAGAAWSLSRAISVYGAPQLLNMFAWGLLAGAIFNSGLAVPQIMQLIQDGPRLIFGNIGQKNMYGHYLAWGLASAVYLVSQKDEMAKWVFWIVAAWLSLSLAYCGSRSPLLYALAWLPMGLLLWWRGAETLRDFGRALSITALLMIAMQFIAPLITDILQSLLKAQNEVPTGLARLDSNGSRRLVEWEKAWLTFLQHPLLGTGWGSYAAHSNALQTRPEFAIVSESVLFTHAHNSVLNLLAETGAIATGIILAGISYAYSNVLRAWRNPVVMYAAALATVSVLHSLVEYPLWYFHFLGPFALILIFMQSGTAKLGVAATWARMSWALWGGMGLALCVLGGQIYLNIYPIMDPAQDESLNADRIARLEAMRSNPLIDYYAEHGLSNYIVASKSEMPWKLAILRAQNAVRPYPGQMTDQAVMEALSGNQALAHELIRRAAFAYPESFDYFYQTIDGFSEPAVRALLKDVDEARDFFNAKLDFKIKRPLLRDELTASAVQASAAQ, from the coding sequence ATGCCATTCCAACTCCGCCTTTATCAAGGCCTGCTCTTTCTATTGGCCGCCGTTCCATGCGGCATTCCGTTTCGCTGGGATCCCAACCCGGTCTTTCCGTCCGAGCTGGCGGCATTTTTCTTTTGCATACTGATTACGCTCACTGGCGTATTGGTTCCTAGCGACTCCCGCGAGAAAGCAAATCCGCCCTGGCTGGCACTAATGTGGCTGGGCTTTGCGCTGATGATCGCTGTGCAGGCGCTGATACTGCCGCATGGCTATGGGACCGAACGGCTGTACCCCATTATTTATTCGCTGGGTGCTGCAGGTGCCGCGTGGTCGCTTTCGCGTGCGATCAGCGTGTACGGTGCGCCGCAATTACTGAATATGTTTGCCTGGGGTTTGCTGGCAGGGGCAATTTTCAACTCTGGTCTGGCCGTACCGCAGATTATGCAGCTGATTCAGGATGGCCCGCGGCTGATCTTTGGCAATATTGGCCAGAAGAATATGTACGGACATTACCTCGCCTGGGGTCTGGCCAGCGCGGTCTATCTGGTGTCGCAAAAAGATGAAATGGCCAAGTGGGTATTCTGGATTGTGGCAGCATGGTTGTCACTATCGCTGGCCTACTGCGGCTCACGCTCGCCGCTGCTGTATGCGCTAGCCTGGCTGCCTATGGGTTTATTGCTATGGTGGCGTGGCGCAGAAACACTACGCGATTTTGGCCGTGCGCTAAGCATCACCGCCTTGCTGATGATTGCCATGCAGTTTATTGCCCCACTGATCACCGACATCTTGCAAAGCCTGCTTAAAGCACAAAACGAAGTGCCCACCGGGCTGGCGCGGCTGGACTCCAATGGTTCGCGCCGTCTGGTTGAATGGGAAAAAGCCTGGCTGACCTTTCTGCAGCACCCGCTATTGGGCACAGGCTGGGGCAGCTATGCCGCGCACAGCAATGCGCTGCAAACCCGCCCAGAATTTGCCATCGTATCGGAAAGCGTACTCTTTACCCACGCGCACAACTCGGTGCTCAATCTGCTAGCCGAAACTGGCGCCATCGCCACCGGCATCATTCTGGCAGGCATTAGCTATGCCTATAGCAATGTGCTGCGCGCCTGGCGCAATCCGGTGGTGATGTACGCCGCAGCATTGGCCACGGTCTCGGTGCTGCATAGTCTGGTTGAATATCCGCTGTGGTATTTCCATTTCCTGGGGCCTTTTGCGCTGATTCTGATCTTCATGCAATCAGGCACGGCCAAGCTGGGCGTTGCGGCCACCTGGGCCAGAATGAGCTGGGCGCTATGGGGCGGCATGGGGCTGGCGCTGTGCGTGCTGGGTGGACAAATTTACCTCAATATCTACCCCATCATGGACCCGGCACAGGACGAAAGCCTGAACGCAGACCGGATTGCCCGGCTGGAAGCCATGCGCAGTAACCCGCTGATCGATTATTACGCCGAACATGGCTTGTCCAATTACATTGTCGCCAGCAAGAGCGAAATGCCGTGGAAGCTGGCTATTTTGCGCGCACAAAACGCGGTACGCCCCTACCCTGGGCAGATGACCGATCAGGCCGTGATGGAAGCGCTGAGCGGTAATCAGGCGCTAGCGCATGAATTAATCCGCCGTGCGGCGTTTGCCTACCCGGAAAGCTTTGATTATTTCTATCAGACCATCGATGGCTTTAGCGAGCCAGCCGTGCGCGCTCTGCTCAAAGACGTCGATGAAGCTCGTGACTTTTTCAATGCCAAGCTGGACTTCAAAATCAAGCGCCCACTGCTGCGCGA